A genome region from Pseudanabaena sp. Chao 1811 includes the following:
- a CDS encoding T3SS (YopN, CesT) and YbjN peptide-binding chaperone 1, which produces MKFETPVQKACYEKIQPWLKDLYDNVYSPPYDMPVFVLPLGSATATVEVLPWGSSEAIISTWSYVVTGAEITQDLMRFLLKKNSELQFGVFSIDDDGDIRFHTTLVGSTCDRQELQTLVSSVLETADQYDDAIVATWGGERSLDRSL; this is translated from the coding sequence ATGAAATTTGAGACACCTGTACAAAAGGCTTGCTATGAGAAGATTCAACCTTGGTTGAAGGACTTATATGACAATGTTTATTCACCTCCATACGACATGCCTGTATTTGTTTTGCCCCTAGGTTCCGCAACAGCGACAGTTGAGGTTTTGCCTTGGGGAAGTTCTGAAGCAATCATTTCTACTTGGTCATATGTAGTTACGGGAGCAGAGATTACTCAGGACTTAATGCGATTTTTACTTAAAAAAAATTCGGAACTTCAGTTTGGGGTATTTAGTATTGATGATGATGGGGATATTCGCTTTCATACAACTTTAGTTGGCTCTACCTGCGATCGCCAAGAATTACAAACTTTAGTATCTTCAGTCCTAGAAACTGCTGATCAGTATGATGATGCGATTGTCGCAACTTGGGGTGGTGAGCGCTCTTTAGATCGTAGCCTTTAA
- a CDS encoding CmpA/NrtA family ABC transporter substrate-binding protein, with amino-acid sequence MNPLSRRKFITTFGIAASTVLLNNCTSKPLANDLLQPTPHTKISDNPEIQSVRLGIIPSFEVAPLLVAKHKQLFAKYGMTDVELVPFQSWAEISDRTEIGTELGTNSDGIDGGHFYSPLPEMMNEGINPNKRKTAMYMLMRLHTHGGYIVVSKRLKPFGIQIQRAPFSPWQDVAKLFGSPMNCAIAEIGTNYDLWLRYWLASMNVVPKLNIDVLAIPFAEMRNQIKRSRADLLCLDSWRMLKLLEANLTYPAIATGEIWRNHPGECLAMRADWVDKYPIATQALLQGIMEAQIWCDNPANEIELNTLIALSFSNGANLIAEPLKMFSQLFKNSPQQTKGILRANSSKNSPNPLAIKYWSNDGISVSYPYKSHDLWFLNEYRRWQLLPDNFEIKETIDAVNREDLWKNAAKAIGVPDTNIPISTSRGVEVFFDGSSFDPNSPQ; translated from the coding sequence ATGAATCCACTTTCTCGACGGAAATTTATTACTACCTTTGGGATTGCTGCCAGTACAGTCTTGCTGAATAACTGTACGTCTAAACCCTTGGCAAATGATTTATTACAACCAACACCGCATACAAAGATTTCCGATAATCCTGAAATTCAATCGGTGCGTCTAGGTATAATTCCATCGTTTGAAGTTGCTCCTTTGCTAGTCGCGAAACATAAACAGCTATTTGCAAAATACGGCATGACTGATGTGGAGTTAGTTCCCTTTCAGTCATGGGCAGAGATTAGTGATCGCACCGAAATCGGCACAGAACTGGGGACAAATAGCGATGGCATTGATGGTGGACATTTTTATAGTCCTTTGCCTGAGATGATGAATGAGGGGATTAATCCTAACAAGCGCAAAACTGCCATGTATATGCTGATGCGCCTGCATACTCATGGAGGATATATCGTTGTTTCTAAACGCCTAAAACCCTTTGGCATTCAAATACAACGCGCTCCCTTTTCGCCTTGGCAGGATGTAGCGAAGTTATTCGGCAGTCCCATGAATTGCGCGATCGCTGAAATCGGTACTAATTACGATCTCTGGTTACGTTATTGGCTCGCCTCGATGAATGTTGTTCCGAAGCTCAATATTGATGTGCTAGCAATTCCTTTTGCTGAGATGCGTAATCAGATTAAGCGCAGTAGAGCCGATTTGCTTTGTCTCGATAGCTGGCGTATGTTGAAACTACTGGAAGCGAACTTGACCTATCCTGCGATCGCTACTGGCGAGATTTGGCGCAATCATCCGGGGGAATGCTTGGCAATGCGTGCCGATTGGGTGGATAAATATCCCATTGCCACGCAAGCCTTACTTCAAGGAATTATGGAAGCTCAGATCTGGTGTGATAATCCTGCGAATGAGATAGAATTGAATACATTAATAGCCTTGAGCTTTAGTAATGGAGCTAATTTAATTGCGGAACCTCTGAAAATGTTCTCTCAGCTTTTTAAAAATAGTCCACAGCAGACTAAGGGAATACTGAGAGCAAATAGTTCTAAGAACTCTCCTAATCCACTTGCCATTAAGTATTGGTCAAATGATGGTATCTCCGTTTCTTATCCCTATAAGAGTCATGATCTATGGTTCTTAAACGAATATAGAAGATGGCAATTACTACCTGACAATTTTGAGATCAAAGAAACTATTGATGCGGTTAATCGCGAGGATCTATGGAAAAATGCAGCGAAAGCGATCGGCGTTCCTGATACGAATATTCCCATATCCACTTCAAGGGGAGTAGAAGTCTTTTTTGATGGCTCAAGTTTTGATCCGAATAGCCCTCAATAA
- the wecB gene encoding non-hydrolyzing UDP-N-acetylglucosamine 2-epimerase: protein MPTQFHVCVTLGTRPEAIKLAPVIHLFRNNPQFQTSVVLTGQHREMVEQVMQLFDLKADYDLGIMRPKQTLTEITCNSLIGLENLYKEIQPNIVLVQGDTTTAFAAALAAFYQQIPIGHVEAGLRTDNLFNPFPEEANRRLVSQIAQLHFAPTTASVTNLQTSGVKEGIHHTGNTVIDALLYVSGRSPKCEIKGLDWSSHRVILATVHRRENWGQPLEQIIQAWLQILAEFPDVALVLPMHMNPVVREPLIAKLGNHPRIFLVEPLDYEQLVGAMQRCYLIMSDSGGLQEEAPSLGKPVLVLRTTTERPEAVAAGTSKLVGTDTQEIVAAASKLLGDRNAYEQMANIANPFGDGKSSQRILDIVHDFLA, encoded by the coding sequence TTGCCAACTCAATTTCATGTCTGCGTTACTTTAGGCACTCGTCCAGAAGCAATTAAGCTTGCACCTGTCATCCATTTATTTAGAAATAATCCTCAATTCCAAACTTCAGTTGTGTTAACTGGGCAGCATCGGGAAATGGTGGAACAGGTGATGCAATTGTTTGACCTCAAGGCAGATTATGATTTGGGAATCATGCGTCCGAAGCAAACCCTCACTGAGATTACCTGCAATAGCTTAATTGGTTTGGAGAATTTATATAAAGAGATTCAACCCAATATTGTCTTAGTCCAAGGGGATACGACCACTGCTTTTGCGGCGGCACTGGCGGCTTTTTATCAACAAATTCCAATTGGACATGTGGAAGCGGGACTCCGCACCGATAATCTGTTTAATCCATTTCCAGAAGAAGCCAATCGTCGCCTAGTTTCTCAGATAGCTCAACTGCATTTTGCACCTACTACTGCTTCTGTGACAAATCTCCAAACGTCAGGAGTAAAAGAAGGAATTCATCACACGGGTAATACAGTTATTGATGCGTTGCTGTATGTTTCAGGGCGATCGCCAAAGTGTGAAATCAAAGGGTTGGACTGGTCATCCCATCGGGTGATTCTTGCCACTGTCCATCGTCGCGAAAATTGGGGACAGCCCTTAGAGCAAATCATTCAAGCATGGTTGCAGATTTTGGCGGAATTTCCTGATGTGGCTTTAGTTCTGCCCATGCATATGAATCCTGTGGTACGGGAGCCGTTAATCGCCAAACTAGGCAATCATCCACGCATTTTCTTAGTGGAGCCATTGGACTATGAGCAATTGGTCGGGGCAATGCAGCGATGCTATTTGATCATGAGCGATTCAGGAGGCTTGCAAGAGGAAGCTCCTAGCCTTGGCAAACCTGTTTTGGTCTTGCGTACTACGACTGAGCGTCCAGAGGCAGTTGCCGCAGGGACAAGTAAGCTGGTGGGTACGGACACTCAAGAGATCGTGGCAGCAGCTTCTAAATTATTAGGCGATCGCAATGCCTATGAACAGATGGCAAATATTGCTAATCCCTTTGGCGATGGCAAATCGAGTCAGCGTATCCTAGATATAGTTCATGATTTTTTAGCTTAA
- a CDS encoding T3SS (YopN, CesT) and YbjN peptide-binding chaperone 1, giving the protein MNFQTEAQKTCYQKVADWLPELCDRISYPVAHNPIFSLQVGSATVLVEIRPFYETESIIYIWAYVATEVEVSDDLMLYLLKQNDVFRFGGFSMPEDGDVRFHVTLLGASCQQNEFKLALTEVLESADRYDDLIVKRWGGRRAADSLFDI; this is encoded by the coding sequence GTGAATTTTCAGACAGAGGCACAAAAAACCTGTTATCAAAAAGTAGCTGATTGGCTACCAGAGCTTTGCGATCGCATATCCTATCCCGTCGCCCACAATCCCATCTTCAGCTTACAGGTTGGCTCCGCAACGGTGCTGGTGGAAATTCGACCTTTTTATGAAACAGAATCGATTATTTATATTTGGGCATATGTCGCAACGGAAGTGGAAGTGAGTGATGATCTGATGCTCTATTTGCTCAAGCAGAATGATGTATTCCGTTTTGGGGGCTTTAGTATGCCAGAGGATGGGGATGTCAGATTTCATGTGACTTTGCTCGGTGCATCTTGCCAACAAAATGAGTTTAAGCTCGCGCTGACTGAAGTTTTAGAAAGTGCTGATCGCTATGATGATCTGATTGTGAAGCGTTGGGGTGGTAGAAGGGCAGCCGATTCTCTATTTGATATTTGA
- a CDS encoding protochlorophyllide reductase: MSYPQLPTVIITGASSGVGLWSAKALADKGWFIVMACRNVDKTHKAAESVGISKDKYEVIQVDLGSLVSVREFVAKFRATGRSLEAIVVNAAIYTPLLKEPQRSPEGFELTMTTNHLSHFLLVNLLLEDMKKSTYSDRRVVILGTVTHNPDELGGKIPPQPDLGNLEGFEKGFKPPISMANGKKFEPVRAYKESKVCNILTMRELHRRFHDSTGITFTSLYPGCVADTPLFRNHYPLFQKLFPLFQKNITKGYVTQELSGQRVAAVVADPEYRQSGAYWSWGNRQKQDGKSFVQTVSPQARDDARAEKMWDLSAKLVRLV; this comes from the coding sequence ATGTCATATCCACAACTACCTACAGTTATTATTACAGGCGCATCTTCAGGGGTGGGGCTTTGGTCAGCCAAGGCTCTCGCCGATAAAGGTTGGTTCATCGTCATGGCTTGCCGCAATGTTGATAAAACCCACAAAGCGGCGGAATCCGTAGGCATTTCCAAAGATAAATACGAAGTCATTCAAGTTGATCTTGGCTCCTTGGTAAGTGTACGTGAGTTTGTGGCTAAATTCCGTGCTACGGGCAGATCTCTTGAAGCAATCGTGGTTAATGCCGCTATTTATACTCCTCTACTCAAAGAACCCCAGCGATCGCCTGAAGGCTTTGAGCTAACTATGACCACCAATCATCTGAGCCATTTCTTGCTTGTCAATCTTCTTCTAGAAGACATGAAAAAATCCACCTATAGCGATCGCCGTGTCGTCATTTTAGGAACCGTCACCCATAACCCTGACGAATTGGGCGGTAAGATTCCACCACAGCCAGATCTTGGTAATCTTGAAGGATTTGAAAAAGGCTTCAAACCACCAATTTCGATGGCAAATGGCAAGAAATTTGAACCAGTTCGAGCCTATAAAGAGAGCAAGGTTTGCAACATCTTAACCATGAGAGAATTGCACCGTCGTTTCCACGATTCCACAGGCATTACCTTCACTTCTCTCTACCCTGGTTGCGTTGCCGATACTCCTCTATTCCGCAATCACTATCCTCTCTTCCAGAAGTTATTCCCCTTATTCCAAAAGAACATAACTAAGGGTTATGTAACTCAAGAACTATCAGGTCAGAGAGTTGCTGCGGTAGTTGCCGATCCTGAATATCGTCAATCAGGAGCTTATTGGAGTTGGGGTAATCGCCAGAAACAAGATGGCAAGTCTTTTGTCCAGACCGTTTCGCCTCAAGCTCGTGATGATGCCAGAGCAGAGAAAATGTGGGATCTGAGTGCGAAGCTAGTCAGACTCGTTTAA
- a CDS encoding photosystem II S4 domain protein, with translation MLPRDLLNHVENRDTLSRLLDLGDRAVQTWEVVCSDFLSPPEITEALQVFGKMTEIHCLAWGGYEQAERQRLAIARAELPLDSTLVSLTPISISGNFLFDTATHRDFLGAILGTGIERQKVGDINVLGEKGAQAIVVPELVEYLQLHFNQVRTVPVKVNAIAWEELKIRIPVTKELTSTEASLRLDAIASFGFGMSRSKMVDLINSEDVRVNWKTISQPSYQVKTGDLIAIRGKGRVTIGDIMITKKERYRVQMTRSV, from the coding sequence ATGCTACCTCGTGACCTATTAAATCATGTTGAAAATCGCGACACCCTTAGCCGCTTGCTAGATTTGGGTGATCGCGCAGTTCAAACATGGGAAGTTGTATGTAGTGATTTCCTATCACCACCCGAAATTACCGAAGCTTTGCAAGTATTCGGCAAGATGACCGAAATCCATTGCTTGGCATGGGGTGGCTATGAGCAAGCCGAACGCCAAAGATTAGCGATCGCCCGTGCAGAGTTGCCCCTTGATTCAACCCTAGTCAGCCTCACCCCGATCTCAATTTCAGGAAATTTCCTGTTTGATACAGCAACCCATCGCGATTTTCTGGGCGCAATCCTTGGCACAGGCATCGAGCGTCAAAAGGTTGGCGATATCAATGTTTTGGGCGAAAAAGGTGCACAGGCGATCGTTGTTCCTGAATTAGTAGAATACTTGCAACTGCATTTCAATCAAGTACGGACAGTTCCCGTCAAGGTCAATGCGATCGCTTGGGAAGAGTTAAAAATTCGCATCCCTGTAACCAAAGAACTCACTTCCACTGAGGCATCCTTGAGACTCGATGCGATCGCCTCTTTTGGTTTTGGGATGTCTCGCAGCAAAATGGTGGACTTGATTAATAGTGAAGATGTGCGCGTCAACTGGAAAACGATCTCGCAACCTAGCTATCAAGTGAAAACAGGCGATCTGATCGCAATTCGCGGCAAAGGGCGCGTTACCATCGGCGACATCATGATTACCAAAAAAGAACGCTATCGGGTGCAAATGACGCGATCAGTTTAA
- the lipB gene encoding lipoyl(octanoyl) transferase LipB, which translates to MRRTCLLYQSDRPIPYLTAWQWQKEFVEERKQARREGKDLPDVLLLVEHPAVYTLGQGSSLEFLKFDPDDPDIECHRIERGGEVTHHAIGQLVAYPILNLDHHQRDLHWYLRQLEEVIIQVLASYGVSSQRIQGLTGVWIDHIGQSQKIAQVGIKVSQWITMHGFALNICMDLSGFERIVPCGISDCQVCNLNQFAPNVDFVDVKKAIAQTFAEIFNLEMQFQAIG; encoded by the coding sequence ATGCGCCGCACTTGTTTGCTTTACCAAAGCGATCGCCCCATTCCGTACTTGACTGCTTGGCAATGGCAAAAAGAATTTGTGGAGGAGCGCAAACAAGCAAGGCGTGAGGGTAAGGATTTGCCCGATGTTTTATTGCTGGTAGAACATCCTGCTGTGTATACATTGGGGCAAGGTTCAAGCTTGGAATTTCTCAAATTTGATCCCGATGATCCCGATATCGAATGCCATCGCATTGAGCGAGGTGGTGAAGTTACGCACCATGCGATCGGTCAATTAGTTGCTTATCCCATTCTCAATCTCGATCACCATCAACGCGATCTACATTGGTACTTGCGACAACTAGAAGAGGTGATTATTCAAGTTTTAGCTAGTTATGGAGTTTCTTCGCAACGTATTCAAGGTTTAACGGGTGTATGGATTGATCATATTGGTCAATCACAAAAAATCGCGCAAGTCGGTATCAAAGTCAGCCAATGGATTACGATGCACGGCTTTGCTTTAAATATTTGTATGGATCTATCAGGGTTTGAGCGCATTGTTCCCTGTGGCATTAGCGATTGCCAAGTATGTAATCTCAATCAATTCGCGCCTAATGTTGATTTTGTAGATGTAAAAAAGGCGATCGCGCAAACCTTCGCTGAAATATTTAATTTGGAAATGCAATTTCAAGCGATCGGCTGA
- a CDS encoding PFE-CTERM domain-containing protein: MKILWTSAIATSVFFTGAISVNAFGITTLYDGSLSQTPDTQNAAIRSGAICAASSPFGPCATGGAFPFQVSTSQTVVTGGVQLNTAANSAEYSGYSNYQPANPLTMKPASYFGSFNANTLDQTTGYSITFTVQIDPSSSNNTTGTNPRAPFSIIAVSKDITKAIEIGFRVNEIFAQSSSNFTSQDPLQTKAFNTTANPTTYKLTVLNSGYTLTNETSSTLVISGNLVDYSSFVSTTPPLPFNPYATQSFVFLGDDTSKESGTFTLGTVQLDTTPVPFDFSPNNGLAVVLGAITGLKYWRNKVKDKQSK, from the coding sequence ATGAAGATTTTGTGGACATCAGCGATCGCTACTAGTGTTTTCTTTACTGGAGCAATTAGTGTAAACGCATTCGGTATAACTACACTATATGATGGCAGCCTTAGTCAAACTCCTGATACTCAGAATGCCGCAATAAGATCTGGAGCAATTTGTGCTGCAAGTTCTCCATTTGGTCCCTGTGCTACAGGGGGAGCTTTTCCATTTCAAGTTTCAACATCTCAAACGGTAGTTACAGGGGGAGTCCAGTTAAATACAGCCGCAAACTCTGCGGAATATTCTGGATATAGCAATTATCAACCTGCTAACCCTCTAACCATGAAACCTGCTAGTTATTTTGGCAGTTTTAATGCGAATACCCTCGATCAGACTACTGGTTATTCGATTACTTTTACAGTTCAGATCGATCCTTCTAGCAGCAATAATACAACAGGTACTAATCCGAGAGCGCCTTTTAGCATAATCGCTGTCAGCAAAGACATAACAAAAGCGATCGAAATTGGGTTTAGAGTTAACGAAATTTTTGCCCAGTCCTCTTCAAATTTTACTTCTCAGGATCCCCTCCAAACAAAAGCATTTAATACAACCGCTAATCCTACAACATACAAACTTACAGTTTTAAATAGCGGTTATACTTTAACTAATGAGACTAGCTCAACTCTAGTTATTAGTGGAAACTTAGTGGACTATAGTAGTTTTGTATCCACAACTCCCCCACTACCCTTTAATCCATACGCCACCCAAAGCTTTGTATTTCTTGGAGACGATACAAGTAAAGAATCAGGCACTTTTACCCTTGGCACTGTTCAATTAGATACCACACCTGTACCATTTGATTTTTCACCAAACAATGGTTTAGCAGTAGTATTAGGAGCGATCACAGGATTGAAATATTGGCGGAATAAAGTAAAAGATAAGCAAAGTAAGTAG
- a CDS encoding PRC-barrel domain-containing protein: MMQSENLRQRAAVLGLQVFSKRSAIRLGIVTQIWLDVDQRRVTGVTVAERFVPGTPIGIGDTFFMSLDNIDLLGPDAILVDDESVLEDILITERYTTLINNEVVTESGELLGKVRDFKFDPETGDLMFLIVASVGNPIIPASLISTYEIDVNEIIAVGRDRIIVTEGMEDRMTQLSKGLLERLGLGKAPWEDDFEDDYLPPTTTMRDNALSSGARSTYSPPPQQQRPVYRQEQSWDDGDNWAEERVPVNPPQQQRRQARAEVRPEPPARPITPPKPIDNYDDDYDDFEDDYPTTSKPDFRNETQQQIRDAWGETKIPDKSKQRIPEEEFDEI; the protein is encoded by the coding sequence ATGATGCAATCGGAAAATCTTCGTCAACGTGCCGCCGTTTTGGGTTTGCAGGTCTTCAGCAAGCGATCAGCCATTCGACTTGGCATCGTAACGCAAATCTGGCTAGATGTTGATCAGCGTCGTGTTACAGGGGTGACAGTCGCTGAACGCTTCGTCCCCGGCACACCGATTGGTATAGGTGACACATTTTTTATGTCCCTTGACAATATTGATTTGTTAGGACCCGATGCGATTTTGGTTGATGACGAGTCGGTTCTCGAAGATATTTTAATTACTGAGCGTTACACCACTTTAATTAATAACGAAGTCGTAACTGAGTCGGGGGAATTACTGGGTAAGGTACGCGATTTTAAATTTGATCCTGAAACAGGGGATCTGATGTTTTTGATTGTAGCTTCGGTCGGTAATCCCATTATTCCTGCCAGCTTAATTAGTACTTACGAAATTGATGTGAATGAAATTATCGCCGTTGGGCGCGATCGCATCATCGTTACTGAGGGCATGGAAGATCGGATGACCCAACTGAGCAAAGGTCTATTAGAGCGTCTCGGTTTGGGCAAAGCACCTTGGGAAGACGATTTCGAGGATGACTATCTGCCACCTACCACCACCATGCGTGATAATGCGCTGTCATCGGGAGCCAGAAGCACCTATTCGCCACCACCACAGCAGCAACGCCCCGTCTATCGTCAAGAACAATCCTGGGATGACGGTGACAATTGGGCGGAGGAGCGCGTTCCCGTAAACCCACCACAGCAGCAACGTCGCCAAGCTAGAGCTGAAGTCCGTCCTGAGCCACCAGCTCGCCCAATTACACCACCAAAGCCCATCGATAATTACGATGATGATTACGATGATTTTGAGGATGATTACCCCACCACCTCAAAGCCCGATTTTCGTAATGAAACTCAACAGCAAATCCGCGATGCTTGGGGCGAAACTAAAATTCCTGACAAGTCCAAACAACGTATTCCCGAAGAGGAATTTGACGAAATTTAA